Proteins from one Anopheles nili chromosome 2, idAnoNiliSN_F5_01, whole genome shotgun sequence genomic window:
- the LOC128722568 gene encoding uncharacterized protein LOC128722568 codes for MRILVRRPPALVLLVILAAFVDPGLPEGIKLPDQATNAGSDQPAVPPVAGEERRQGKDLFDYVGLGTGPNVDPYLARTNSQCLRGELAECFKSQALNTFGEFFDREQYRLTEDARIVRLPDAQLRSLAQEGYEYVGESRHSDSEWELLYKFALRRLEKFVKSAALEFAIPDEHTEQGRYSARFIDEISDEIDVIEDKKAPLFTRHRLKKIFIPLLLILKVFKLKLLLFLPLVLGLASFKKLLGFLAIVVPGVIGYLKLFKPHQSCCTNDLFSGGQYQPQYSPQGVGSIGFSPYKEYASPQQYPGYGSGQYSQYYRESGVRGGVKFGDDLAYQGYSEYRSGTGKDVKAES; via the exons ATGCGTATCCTCGTGAGGCGCCCGCCAGCGCTCGTCCTGCTGGTGATCCTGGCGGCCTTCGTCGATCCAGGTCTGCCAGAGGGCATCAAGCTGCCAGATCAGGCGACGAACGCTGGGTCAGACCAGCCCGCTGTGCCACCGGTCGCTGGTGAAGAACGTCGTCAGGGCAAGGACCTGTTCGATTACGTCGGTCTGGGAACAGGCCCAAACGTGGACCCGTACCTGGCACGCACAAATTCCCAGTGTCTACGAGGCGAACTGGCCGAGTGCTTCAAATCACAGGCGCTTAACACCTTCGGCGAGTTCTTCGATCGGGAGCAGTACCG GTTGACGGAGGACGCGCGCATCGTACGTCTGCCAGACGCGCAGCTACGTTCACTGGCCCAAGAGGGCTACGAGTACGTCGGTGAGTCTCGCCATAGTGACTCCGAGTGGGAACTATTGTACAAGTTCGCTCTACGACGGCTCGAGAAGTTTGTCAAGTCGGCCGCCCTTGAATTCGCGATCCCAGACGAACACACCGAACAGGGTCGCTACTCAGCACGCTTCATCGACGAGATCTCGGACGAGATCGACGTGATCGAGGACAAGAAAGCACCACTGTTCACGCGCCACCGACTAAAGAAGATCTTCATCCCGCTGCTGCTGATCCTGAAGGTGTTTAAGCTGAAGCTATTGCTATTTCTGCCACTCGTGCTCGGGTTGGCGAGCTTTAAGAAGCTGCTCGGTTTTCTCGCGATCGTCGTACCGGGTGTTATTGGTTACCTGAAGCTGTTCAAGCCACACCAGAGCTGCTGCACGAACGATCTGTTCTCGGGTGGTCAGTATCAGCCGCAGTATTCACCGCAGGGTGTCGGTTCGATTGGATTCAGCCCGTACAAGGAGTACGCTAGTCCGCAGCAATACCCCGGGTATGGTTCGGGGCAATACAGCCAATACTACCGCGAGTCGGGAGTTCGTGGTGGCGTCAAGTTCGGGGACGATCTCGCCTACCAGGGCTACTCGGAGTACCGGTCAGGCACCGGGAAGGACGTCAAGGCGGAGTCCTAG
- the LOC128722579 gene encoding uncharacterized protein LOC128722579 has product MSFVRLVLVCSLVGLIESNPAVDSGSVVNHSEPEHGTLSKAALEDSFIRRLGGKCTQKDNSSCVMLKLVTYMNRMLKKSSINLGESLELMKTRSDEQLSETDAEELSVLARSSTSDDHKLSVMVADKIWRFIHSRSIRWRATRATDVVVASGEGGKLNLGVSLDTRRLFEEGRGRLKQYAPILAAIVMKAVLVGALVLKGIALLVGKALLVSKLALVLASVLGIKKLLHKKYVTYEVVAHPPEPHHHVDTYSSGWARALDGFVESFSNELNRRLSVDAHDLAYQHSAAAH; this is encoded by the exons ATGTCCTTCGTGCGCCTGGTGCTGGTGTGCTCGCTGGTGGGGCTGATCGAGTCCAACCCGGCCGTGGACAGTGGAAGTGTCGTCAACCACTCG GAACCGGAGCATGGAACTCTCAGCAAGGCGGCTCTCGAGGACAGCTTCATTCGGCGGCTGGGCGGCAAGTGCACGCAGAAGGACAACAGCTCGTGCGTGATGCTGAAGCTGGTCACCTACATGAACCGGATGCTGAAAAAGTCCAGCATCAACCTCGGGGAGAGCCTGGAGCTGATGAAAACGCG CTCGGACGAGCAACTGTCGGAGACGGACGCCGAGGAGCTGTCGGTGTTGGCCCGCTCGAGCACCTCCGACGATCACAAGCTGAGCGTGATGGTAGCAGACAAGATCTGGCGCTTCATCCACAGCCGCAGCATCCGGTGGCGAGCGACCCGTGCAACCGACGTCGTAGTAGCATCCGGCGAAGGTGGCAAGCTAAACCTGGGCGTCTCCCTGGACACACGCCGTCTGTTCGAGGAAGGCCGTGGCCGGCTCAAGCAATACGCACCGATACTGGCCGCGATCGTCATGAAGGCGGTGTTGGTGGGCGCGCTCGTCCTGAAGGGCATAGCCCTGCTCGTTGGCAAGGCCTTGCTCGTCTCGAAGCTCGCGCTCGTGCTGGCCAGCGTGCTTGGCATCAAGAAGCTGCTGCACAAGAAGTACGTCACCTACGAGGTGGTGGCACATCCGCCCGAACCACACCATCACGTCGACACGTACAGCTCCGGATGGGCCCGGGCTCTGGATGGTTTCGTCGAGTCGTTCTCGAACGAGCTCAACCGGCGTCTATCGGTCGACGCCCACGACCTAGCCTACCAGCACTCGGCGGCCGCCCACTAG
- the LOC128720861 gene encoding uncharacterized protein LOC128720861 — MSLKKVASILAVCVVVSVQGASVAREAPSSGLSWACVNNASCVAGLVQDVARSLQTGRALDLGAFRVQPLERRLATEDGRSSRAIDFLSSHALQVPIGPTVLNVERSGDYPNYMEVSLLKKEDGARGRTRKHMRIFVPAFLVFSQIGWYALAIAGVKLLAIKAFLVAKIALIVVAMMTFKKLMEPVAVMPAPYFDHPEPFMMPYGMDFHHGFGGASNDVYSMGLGGHLGHHDGPSALHAAEGGLGAASNVNAAVVDAAPSSAADKSGSSPAQPVAVAGGSERHHFGAGSKIKRQDVVYPQPAGKYFR, encoded by the exons ATGTCGCTCAAGAAGGTCGCATCGATCCTGGCCGTGTGCGTGGTGGTGAGCGTGCAGGGCGCAAGCGTAGCCCGTGAGGCTCCCTCGAGTGGGCTCAGCTGGGCCTGCGTGAACAACGCGAGCTGTGTGGCTGGACTGGTGCAGGATGTGGCGCGATCACTGCAAACGGGTCGTGCCCTTGATTTGGGTGCATTCCGCGTGCAACCTTTGGAGCGCCGATTGGCCACCGAAGATGGCCGTTCATCGCGTGCCATTGATTTCCTGAGCTCGCACGCCCTCCAGGTGCCGATCGGACCGACTGTACTGAACGTTGAACGATCGGGTGACTACCCTAACTACATGGAGGTGTCGCTGCTCAAGAAGGAGGACG GCGCCCGCGGCCGGACTCGCAAGCATATGCGCATCTTCGTGCCCGCGTTCCTGGTCTTCAGCCAGATCGGTTGGTACGCGCTGGCCATCGCCGGCGTGAAGCTGCTAGCGATTAAGGCCTTTTTGGTCGCTAAAATTGCCCTAATTGTCGTAGCAATGATGACGTTCAAGAAGCTCATGGAACCGGTCGC TGTGATGCCGGCGCCTTACTTCGACCACCCGGAGCCCTTCATGATGCCGTACGGTATGGATTTCCACCACGGTTTCGGTGGAGCCAGCAACGACGTGTACTCGATGGGTTTGGGCGGCCATCTTGGTCACCATGATGGACCTTCGGCTCTGCATGCTGCCGAAGGAGGTCTTGGCGCCGCCAGCAACGTAAATGCCGCCGTCGTCGACGCCGCACCGTCCAGTGCCGCCGACAAGTCTGGCAGTTCGCCGGCACAACCCGTCGCCGTAGCCGGAGGAAGCGAACGTCACCATTTTGGGGCTGGAAGCAAGATCAAGCGCCAGGACGTCGTTTATCCGCAGCCCGCCGGCAAGTACTTCAGATAG
- the LOC128722590 gene encoding uncharacterized protein LOC128722590: MKVFLSVFVAAGCVLMVLAGQSSGKDGCSGPDGALACHGTRLVRTLVRRMARGTSPADESGSVRLLPGVEIVESAAEGPTVERERSLNEEEDRTVLGRIGRYLQQHELRINLGQMVQRGDIQEAIRGAFGAIDPELVADVAEARKKDKGGLGAIMMMGLMMGKLLAALGFGGVGLLALKALGVSMVALLLSAILGLKKLTEQGDHKGRYNDEHFELHSDDGQHGHDGNARRRRSAANQLAYKGWRH; this comes from the coding sequence atGAAAGTGTTCCTGAGTGTGTTCGTTGCGGCCGGGTGTGTGCTGATGGTCCTGGCTGGCCAATCAAGTGGCAAGGATGGCTGCAGTGGTCCTGACGGAGCGCTGGCTTGCCATGGAACGCGTCTCGTGCGGACTCTCGTACGGCGCATGGCTCGTGGCACGAGTCCAGCGGACGAAAGCGGCTCCGTACGTCTGCTGCCGGGCGTGGAAATCGTGGAAAGTGCCGCTGAAGGGCCGACGGTGGAACGCGAACGTTCGCTAAACGAAGAGGAAGACCGCACGGTGCTGGGTAGGATTGGACGTTACCTGCAACAACACGAGCTTCGCATCAACCTCGGCCAAATGGTGCAACGTGGTGACATCCAGGAAGCGATCCGGGGCGCATTTGGAGCCATCGATCCCGAGCTGGTTGCGGACGTGGCCGAGGCACGCAAAAAGGATAAAGGCGGTCTGGGCGCGATCATGATGATGGGACTGATGATGGGCAAGCTGCTGGCGGCGTTGGGCTTCGGTGGTGTAGGACTACTCGCTCTTAAGGCTCTTGGTGTGTCGATGGTGGCGCTGTTGTTATCGGCCATCTTGGGTCTGAAGAAACTCACCGAGCAGGGTGATCACAAGGGACGCTACAACGACGAGCACTTTGAACTGCACTCGGACGATGGGCAACATGGCCACGATGGAAATGCCCGTCGACGTCGTTCGGCTGCCAACCAGTTGGCGTACAAGGGCTGGAGACACTGA